A single window of Desulfovibrio sp. G11 DNA harbors:
- a CDS encoding IS3 family transposase (programmed frameshift), giving the protein MRKTKFSEYQIVKILKAVEGGRTVVDVCREHGVSSATYYKWKSKYGGMEASDIQRMKDLEAENRKLKQMFADLSLENMALKDVIGKKTLRPVQRKEFVMHMVNAFELSLRKACAAMGISRSYYAYKPHPRDDSDVIAALTELAEKKPTWGFSKLFNVLRQQGKPWNHKKVWRVYCLLKMNLKRKAKKRLPQASRTAVAQPLAPNHCWSIDFMRDTLYSGRVFRTFNAVDDYNREALAVEIDTNMPAGRVVRVLDRVAEERGCYPERLRMDNGPEFSGTVMAAWAESHGVNLEFIQPGKPTQNSYIERFNRTYREEVLDLYVFNSLSEVRAITEDFIREYNEERPHESLGNMSPINFAAQRAGGSPCPLGNPPKTAGSLYS; this is encoded by the exons ATGCGCAAAACGAAGTTCAGCGAGTACCAGATCGTCAAGATCTTGAAGGCAGTGGAAGGCGGACGGACTGTCGTCGATGTCTGCCGCGAGCACGGCGTGAGCAGCGCCACGTACTACAAGTGGAAGTCAAAGTATGGCGGCATGGAGGCATCCGATATCCAACGGATGAAGGATCTCGAAGCGGAGAACCGCAAGCTCAAGCAGATGTTCGCCGACCTCAGCCTGGAAAACATGGCGCTCAAGGATGTGATCG GAAAAAAAACTCTGAGGCCAGTTCAACGCAAGGAATTTGTCATGCACATGGTCAACGCGTTTGAGTTGAGCTTGCGCAAGGCATGCGCGGCCATGGGCATCAGTAGGAGCTACTACGCCTACAAGCCGCATCCGCGGGACGACAGCGATGTCATCGCAGCCTTGACTGAACTGGCCGAGAAAAAGCCTACATGGGGCTTCAGTAAGCTTTTCAACGTCCTTCGCCAGCAGGGCAAGCCCTGGAACCACAAGAAGGTTTGGAGGGTTTACTGCCTCTTGAAAATGAACCTGAAGCGCAAGGCCAAGAAGCGGCTTCCGCAAGCCTCTCGGACGGCAGTAGCCCAGCCGCTTGCGCCAAACCATTGCTGGTCGATCGATTTCATGCGGGACACCCTTTACAGCGGTCGCGTCTTCAGGACTTTCAACGCTGTAGATGATTACAACCGTGAGGCCTTGGCCGTGGAAATCGATACCAATATGCCAGCAGGACGAGTGGTAAGGGTGCTGGATCGGGTCGCCGAAGAGCGTGGCTGCTATCCCGAAAGGTTGCGAATGGACAATGGTCCGGAGTTCTCGGGGACTGTCATGGCGGCCTGGGCAGAATCGCATGGCGTGAATCTGGAGTTCATTCAGCCTGGCAAACCCACCCAGAACTCATACATCGAGCGGTTCAACCGGACCTACAGAGAGGAAGTCCTGGATTTGTACGTGTTCAACAGCCTGAGCGAAGTTCGGGCCATTACGGAGGACTTTATTCGTGAGTACAACGAGGAACGTCCTCATGAATCTCTGGGGAATATGTCGCCGATAAATTTTGCTGCCCAGAGGGCAGGGGGATCCCCCTGCCCTCTGGGCAACCCCCCGAAAACTGCCGGGAGTCTCTACAGCTAA
- a CDS encoding GNAT family N-acetyltransferase: MKISIAVVSENKKDFLDLLLLGDEQEDMIDRYLERGELFVLSERGGRAAICVCVVTDEGNGLFEIKNLATDARYQGLGYGSLMVRHVCAQYMGKGTDMLVGTGESPRTLNFYRRCGFSYSHRLKDFFINNYRHTIVEDGVVLTDMIYLKKALRSSLSSCFATACPILWRVRR; encoded by the coding sequence ATGAAGATTTCGATTGCAGTGGTCAGTGAAAATAAAAAAGACTTTCTTGATCTTCTGTTACTTGGCGATGAGCAGGAAGACATGATCGACCGTTATCTTGAACGGGGCGAGCTTTTTGTCCTCTCTGAGCGGGGCGGGCGGGCCGCCATATGCGTGTGCGTGGTAACCGACGAAGGCAACGGGCTGTTTGAGATAAAAAACCTGGCTACGGACGCCAGGTATCAGGGGCTGGGGTACGGAAGCCTGATGGTACGACATGTGTGCGCCCAATATATGGGCAAAGGAACGGACATGCTTGTAGGTACGGGTGAAAGTCCGCGTACGCTGAATTTTTACAGGCGGTGCGGTTTCAGCTACTCGCACCGCCTGAAAGATTTTTTTATCAACAACTACCGCCATACCATTGTGGAGGACGGCGTGGTGTTGACCGACATGATTTACCTTAAAAAGGCGCTCAGATCTTCGCTGTCAAGCTGCTTTGCCACGGCTTGCCCTATTTTGTGGCGTGTCCGGCGTTGA